The following are encoded together in the Lathyrus oleraceus cultivar Zhongwan6 chromosome 3, CAAS_Psat_ZW6_1.0, whole genome shotgun sequence genome:
- the LOC127127622 gene encoding uncharacterized protein At5g02240, producing MATTTRVLFVSATTHFPNQCHKCSPVAKSIPLPVSSSSLTLSSSYSTSSLSLPTLRKTLKGVKRVGIRTSPVVAMAQSSKTTVLVTGAGGRTGQLVYKILKERSDQYVARGLVRTEESKQKIGAADDVFVGDIRDAETLVPAIQGIDALIILTSGVPLMKPGFDPTQGNRPEFYFDDGAYPEQVDWIGQKNQIDAAKAAGVKQIVLVGSMGGTDLNNPLNSLGNGNILVWKRKAEQYLADSGIPYTIIRAGGLQDKEGGIRELLVGKDDELLKTETRTIARPDVAEVCIQALNFEEAQFKAFDLASKPEGKGSPTKDFKALFSQITTRF from the exons ATGGCTACTACTACACGTGTTCTCTTTGTTTCCGCTACCACACATTTTCCCAACCAATGCCATAAATGCTCCCCAGTGGCGAAGTCAATTCCTCTACCAGTTTCCTCTTCCTCATTAACCCTATCTTCTTCTTATTCTACTTCATCTCTTTCACTTCCAACATTAAGAAAAACTCTTAAGGGTGTTAAGAGAGTTGGAATTAGAACAAGTCCTGTTGTTGCCATGGCTCAATCTTCAAAGACTACTGTGCTTGTTACCGGTGCTGGTGGTCGCACAG GACAACTGGTTTATAAGATATTGAAAGAGAGGTCAGACCAATATGTGGCTAGAGGGCTAGTTAGGACAGAAGAAAGCAAGCAGAAGATTGGTGCTGCAGATGATGTTTTTGTTGGTGATATAAGAGATGCTGAGACTCTTGTTCCTGCAATTCAAGGTATAGATGCTCTCATTATTCTTACAAGTGGAGTACCATTGATGAAACCTGGATTTGATCCAACACAAGGAAATAGACCAGAGTTTTATTTTGATGATGGTGCATACCCGGAACAG GTTGACTGGATTGGGCAGAAAAATCAAATTGATGCTG CTAAAGCTGCAGGAGTAAAGCAGATTGTGTTAGTAGGATCTATGGGTGGAACAGACCTTAACAATCCTTTGAACAGCTTGGGTAATGGGAACATATTG GTTTGGAAGAGAAAGGCCGAGCAATATCTGGCCGATTCTGGTATTCCATATACGATTATAAG GGCTGGTGGCTTACAAGACAAAGAGGGAGGTATCCGGGAACTCCTCGTAGGGAAGGATGACGAGCTTCTAAAGACTGAAACCAGAACTATAGCTAGACCTGATGTTGCAGAAGTCTGCATTCAG GCACTGAATTTTGAGGAGGCTCAGTTTAAGGCATTTGACTTGGCATCTAAGCCTGAGGGAAAAGGTTCACCAACAAAGGACTTCAAGGCTTTGTTTTCTCAGATTACTACTCGTTTTTAA